The DNA region CCGCCCCGAAAGGCGAGGCACACAGTGCCCCTGTTGGGGCTCGCCAGAGGCGGGGGACTGCGTTGCGACTCCGTTTATTAGAGGGAATTAATCAGTGAAATCTGTGGTTTACTTTACCAGCGCTTGGACGTCATTGAGCGTGGCGTCGCGTTTGACGATTTCGCCCTGGGCGTTGATAATGATTATGGTCGGGATGCCGTGGACATGGTAAAAATTGGCGACCATGCCTTGCGCATCGTAGAGGTTGGGATAGGGGATATTGTGCTCCCTGGTGTATTCCTGGGCATCGGCGAATGTCTTGTCCAGATTGATGCCGACGATGGTGATTTTGTCTTTGTATTGGTTGTAGAGTTCAACGACATTGGGTATCTCAGCCCGGCAGGTCGGGCACCAGGATGCCCAGAAGTCCAGGACTAATGGTTTGTCGCTAATCAGGTCCTTCAGCTTGACCTCCTGGTTGTTCATGTCTTGGAGGGTAAACCCCCACACCAAAGATTTTGGTGTGGGGGTAAAGTCCGGAGCATGGGTATTTTGGGCGGTTTGCGGCGGAGTTGGCTTGTCACAGCCGGCCAGGATTATGGTTGATAAGATGATGAGCGCGATAAGTTGATAGGTTTTGGTTCTCATATAATTTCTCTCTGCGGCTCTAATCCCGGCAAAAACTGCCGGGACAAGAGTCTGTACGTCACTTCGTTTCTACAGACTCTAGTAGAACATTTGGAACAGGCCCATTTCGCCGGCCTTAATCAAAAAATATTCACCGACCAGTATGACGGCCACGCCGAAGAATTTCTGGACCCCGACCATCCAGTTGCCGGCCTTGGGCAATGAGGTAATGAATCCGCTGAAGGTGCCGATGAGAATCAGCAGGATGCCCATGCCAAAGGCGTAGGTGAAGAGCAGGGCGCCGCCGAAGACGATGCTCTGTTGGATGGAGACGTAGGTTAATAGGGCGCCCAGGACGGCCGTGGTGCAGGGCGCGGCGATAAAGCCCGAGGTGATGCCCAATATGAACGCGCCGAAGATGCTCTTGCCTTTGCCGGAACCGCTGCCGCTTAACGAGCCCAGGAACGGGAAGTGGAAGACGTCTAACAGCGACAGCCCGAACAGGATGAACAGGTTGCCGACCACCAGATTGACCCAGGGATTGGTCTGGACATTGCCGAAGACCCGGCCGCCCAGCGATGCCAGCACGCCCAGGAAGGCGAATGTTACGGCGATGCCGAGCACGTAAAACACCGAGACGAAGAAGCTGTAAACCGCGGTCTTTTCGGCCCGGGAGCCGGTGTATGACGCTACGATGGGGATTAAGGGATAGATGCACGGGGTGAGCGAGGTGATGATGCCGGCCAGGAAGACCACGCCAAAGGCAATCAGCGACCCCGATTCCAGGTATTGGTTCAGGAGCGTGACTAATTTTTCCATATGAAATATTATCGGTAATATAGAGGGTTATATTAACTAAAACCGGCGATTTTGTTATGGCGCATCTCCTGCCTGAGAAAACCGGCGGCCAGATGGGCCAGACGGCAATAGAAGTGGTTTTCCGGCGCGCCGCTCTTCAGGCGCTCCAGGAATTCATAGACCCAGTGTTGCAGATATTCCAATAGGGCATTGAGCGGATGGTTATTGGCGGCCAGCAGCCCGGACAACTCCAGGATTATTGAGATATGGTCCAGCGGCTCGTTTCCCTGGCCGGGCGCAAGGTTGTATTCCTTCATCAGTTTCCGGACCGGCTCGGCGGAACCGCCATAGAGTGATTTGTCCAGATAGACCGAGCCGTAAGGCAGGCAGGGCGTGGCCGGGTAGCCGCTGATAAAAAGTGCCGTGTATTTTTCCGGCATATTCTCGCGCGACGCCGCGGCCAGGTTGCGCCATTCGTTCGCCAAGGGATAGCCCCGGCCTTGCAGGGCGTTGATTATAACGGCGCCCCGGTCAAGGGTTGTTTCTATTTCCGTCATCCGGGCCTTGTCGGGATAGAGGAAGAATAATGAGAGGATTGAATACATCTGCGCCTGCGGAGTCAGTCTTGCGCCAATAGCCGGTGAGGTCATTTGTTTTCTGTATAGGATTTAAACGGGAATATTGCCGACGCTATCGTGATTATCATCGCGACCAAAGATAGAACGCCGAGCGTAATACTTATTTCTGTCAGCGAAGGGACGTAATGCCAGTAGGCGCTGAAGACCGGCTGGCCCGGAATCACCTCGCCGACCGCAATCGGATACGCCCAGGCGCTCTCGATGCCCGGCATATGCAGGGTCAGGGGAATGAAATTATAGGCCGAGGGCATCAGGAGAAAGCGGTGGCTGAATGCGCCAACCAGCATAAAGACAATACCGGTCACCAGGACGGCCGGCTTGCTCCGCAGGCCGTTGCTCAGGAATATTATCATCGCCAGGATTGGTAGGGCGACTTCAATTAGGTGCGGGCCGAGCATCCGGCTGAACAGCAGTTCCAGGGCGTCAAATTCGCCGGGCTTCTGGGCCCAACTCCGTATCACGAAGTCGTTATACATAAAGAAGAGGTGGACAATCAGGGCAATAGCCGAGAGTTTGGCCAGTATCCGGTAAGCCGGCAGGAGGCGTTCCCTGAATCCGTAGGATATGATTGAGACCAGAAGCACCAGGGCCGAGCCCGAGGCCACGGCCACGGCAATGAAGTCCGGTGCCAGGATTGCCGAATACCACCAGGGCCGGGCCGGCTGGGTGGCAAATATCCAGGCCGTGACCGTGTGAATCAGCACTGCAAAGGGCAGCGCCACCGGCGCCAG from Planctomycetota bacterium includes:
- a CDS encoding TlpA family protein disulfide reductase; the encoded protein is MRTKTYQLIALIILSTIILAGCDKPTPPQTAQNTHAPDFTPTPKSLVWGFTLQDMNNQEVKLKDLISDKPLVLDFWASWCPTCRAEIPNVVELYNQYKDKITIVGINLDKTFADAQEYTREHNIPYPNLYDAQGMVANFYHVHGIPTIIIINAQGEIVKRDATLNDVQALVK
- a CDS encoding sulfite exporter TauE/SafE family protein, producing the protein MEKLVTLLNQYLESGSLIAFGVVFLAGIITSLTPCIYPLIPIVASYTGSRAEKTAVYSFFVSVFYVLGIAVTFAFLGVLASLGGRVFGNVQTNPWVNLVVGNLFILFGLSLLDVFHFPFLGSLSGSGSGKGKSIFGAFILGITSGFIAAPCTTAVLGALLTYVSIQQSIVFGGALLFTYAFGMGILLILIGTFSGFITSLPKAGNWMVGVQKFFGVAVILVGEYFLIKAGEMGLFQMFY
- a CDS encoding molecular chaperone TorD family protein; this translates as MTSPAIGARLTPQAQMYSILSLFFLYPDKARMTEIETTLDRGAVIINALQGRGYPLANEWRNLAAASRENMPEKYTALFISGYPATPCLPYGSVYLDKSLYGGSAEPVRKLMKEYNLAPGQGNEPLDHISIILELSGLLAANNHPLNALLEYLQHWVYEFLERLKSGAPENHFYCRLAHLAAGFLRQEMRHNKIAGFS
- the nrfD gene encoding polysulfide reductase NrfD, yielding MKRTIWIIVLCALIIAGFISWLSQLQAGLILTNLRNPFSWGLYISTFAFLVGVAAGGLIVSSSIYVFKIEALKPLAATGALSAFACVSGAGLMVIPDIGRPDRLYNLMLHPNFLSPLVWDIIVISGYATISLVYAYVLLLPHLAQGRSIFSLPFNKMQAEKLNAVSHSASKILAPVALPFAVLIHTVTAWIFATQPARPWWYSAILAPDFIAVAVASGSALVLLVSIISYGFRERLLPAYRILAKLSAIALIVHLFFMYNDFVIRSWAQKPGEFDALELLFSRMLGPHLIEVALPILAMIIFLSNGLRSKPAVLVTGIVFMLVGAFSHRFLLMPSAYNFIPLTLHMPGIESAWAYPIAVGEVIPGQPVFSAYWHYVPSLTEISITLGVLSLVAMIITIASAIFPFKSYTENK